Part of the Candidatus Cloacimonadota bacterium genome, ATAGACTGTAACTCCTTTACAGCCGAGTTCATAAGCCAGTTCATACGCCATCCTGATGTCTTCTTTGGTCGCTTCCTCTCTGAAATTGATCGTTTTGGAAACAGCATTGTCAGTATATTTCTGGAAAGCAGCCTGCATTCTTATATGCCATTCGGGAGGAATATCATGAGAAGTAACAAATATCTTTTTCAGATTTTCCGGAATTTCTTTTATTTTGGAAATTCCTCCGCTTTCCGAAACTTTCTCCATTAATTCATCTGAATATAAACCTGTTTTTTTCATCACTTTTTCGAAGATGGGATTAACATAAAGCAGTTTTTTTCCGTCCATTACATTTTTTACATAAACGAGAGAGAATTGTGGTTCGATCCCGCCGGAAGTATTGGCGATCATACTGATCGTTCCAGTTGGTGCGATTGTTGTTGTCGTTGCGTTCCTGATACCTTTTTCCCTAATCTCGGATTTGAGAATATCCCAATCTAATTTTGTATTCTCTCTTTTTAGTCCGCTATTTTCGTAAATGCTACCGTTAAAATTGGAAAATTTTCCATGTAGAACTGCCAATTCGATCGATTTTTTTTTGGAATGATAATCTATGAATTCCATAATTTCTGTTGCCAGATTTGTTGCTTTTTCGCTGTTATAAGGTATTTCCAGAATGTAAAGCAGGTCTGCCCAACCCATAACACCAAGACCGATTTTGCGGTTTTCTTTTACCATTTTGTCGATTTCCGGAAGAGGAAATTTCGATCGATCTATCACATCGTTGAGAAATTCGGTACTATCATAAACTACATCCTTTAATCTTTCCCAGTCGAATTTTCCGTTGTTAACCATCGGAGCAAGGTTGATCGAACCGAGATTGCAGGCTTCATTGGGAAGCAGAGGCTGCTCACCACATGGGTTACTGCTTTCGATTTTTCCGATCTTTGGAGTCGGATTAAATTCATTTATTCTATCCAGGAAAATGATTCCCGGTTCTCCATTTTTGTGAGCCATTTCGACGATCAAAGTAAA contains:
- a CDS encoding adenosylcobalamin-dependent ribonucleoside-diphosphate reductase, with amino-acid sequence FTLIVEMAHKNGEPGIIFLDRINEFNPTPKIGKIESSNPCGEQPLLPNEACNLGSINLAPMVNNGKFDWERLKDVVYDSTEFLNDVIDRSKFPLPEIDKMVKENRKIGLGVMGWADLLYILEIPYNSEKATNLATEIMEFIDYHSKKKSIELAVLHGKFSNFNGSIYENSGLKRENTKLDWDILKSEIREKGIRNATTTTIAPTGTISMIANTSGGIEPQFSLVYVKNVMDGKKLLYVNPIFEKVMKKTGLYSDELMEKVSESGGISKIKEIPENLKKIFVTSHDIPPEWHIRMQAAFQKYTDNAVSKTINFREEATKEDIRMAYELAYELGCKGVTVYRDGSRENQVLNIGKEIKKEKNINGARIAPRERPDITTGITQKIETGCGHLYITINSDEKGPCEVFTQMGKVGGCASAQLEAIARLTSLCLRSNVKLESIIRQLRGIRCPSPMWHKGKIITSCSDGVSQALENFVLLKDKPSQNNAVINNANNLEESVKSLKKLSEICPDCGSSIEHSEGCLICNTCGWSKC